The following proteins are co-located in the Chloroflexia bacterium SDU3-3 genome:
- a CDS encoding DUF2630 family protein, with protein MSDFDSAIAQVVAQIIELERERLQIYEDDQVTEEEHPRLAAIKAEIERLWDLRRRIEAAKAAGLSEVPVMPPADPGSMIG; from the coding sequence ATGAGCGATTTTGATAGCGCGATTGCGCAGGTGGTGGCCCAGATCATCGAGCTGGAGCGCGAGCGGCTGCAGATCTACGAGGATGACCAGGTGACCGAGGAGGAGCACCCGCGCCTGGCGGCGATCAAGGCCGAGATCGAGCGGCTGTGGGATCTGCGCCGCCGAATCGAGGCTGCCAAGGCGGCGGGACTCTCGGAGGTGCCGGTGATGCCGCCCGCCGACCCGGGCAGCATGATCGGCTAG
- a CDS encoding isopentenyl phosphate kinase family protein — protein sequence MRTFVKFGGSVITDKTQPETPDLPMIAQLAAELRQALDAGAGPLVLGHGSGSYGHVYAKRYGVHTGIADGGDWLGYALTSAAALRLNRIVVDALLAAGVPALSLQPSATAQAEAGTLTRWDTGALGRALARGLVPVVHGDVAFDAAQGSAIISTEQLLVALAADTALAPARVVLVGESGVYTADPRANPVAERIPQITRANIGEVLALAGGSHGVDVTGGMRGKVALMWQLIEQNPALEVHLIGSAPGLLARALLGRAQGEGTLIRAG from the coding sequence ATGCGCACATTTGTGAAGTTTGGCGGCTCGGTGATCACCGACAAGACCCAGCCCGAGACGCCGGATCTGCCCATGATCGCCCAGCTGGCCGCCGAGCTGCGCCAGGCGCTGGATGCGGGCGCGGGGCCGCTGGTGCTGGGCCACGGCAGCGGCTCGTATGGCCACGTGTATGCCAAGCGCTACGGCGTGCACACCGGCATCGCCGACGGCGGCGACTGGCTGGGCTACGCGCTGACCTCGGCGGCGGCGCTGCGCCTGAACCGGATCGTGGTGGATGCGCTGCTGGCGGCGGGCGTGCCCGCGCTGTCGCTGCAGCCCTCGGCCACGGCGCAGGCCGAGGCGGGCACCCTCACGCGGTGGGATACCGGCGCGCTCGGGCGGGCGCTGGCCAGGGGGCTGGTGCCGGTGGTGCACGGCGACGTGGCGTTTGACGCCGCGCAAGGCTCGGCGATCATCTCCACCGAGCAGCTGCTGGTGGCGCTGGCCGCCGATACGGCGCTGGCCCCGGCCCGCGTGGTGCTGGTGGGCGAGTCGGGCGTCTACACCGCCGACCCGCGCGCCAACCCCGTCGCCGAGCGCATCCCGCAGATCACCCGCGCCAATATCGGCGAGGTGCTGGCGCTGGCGGGCGGGTCGCACGGCGTGGATGTGACCGGCGGCATGCGCGGCAAGGTGGCCCTGATGTGGCAGCTGATCGAGCAGAACCCGGCGCTGGAGGTGCACCTGATCGGCAGCGCGCCTGGGCTGCTGGCCCGCGCCCTGCTGGGCAGGGCGCAGGGCGAGGGTACGCTGATCCGCGCAGGCTAG
- the pepF gene encoding oligoendopeptidase F, which produces MTTAVRPRAEIPLESTWDTASVFPSDAEWEREIALVESQLPALAAFRGRLHEGPATIATWFSALEQTMGSVEKIVLYATMFYTVDVGNQDALARQARAVGIVARAQAAAAFAEPELLAISSQQLAEWTAHDERMKPLAHYFTSLAKRKEHIGSADVEALLSAVSEPFANAASIHAILADADLQFGHATAADGTQIPIAQGNINALLASPDRETRRTAWQGYADAHLAVKNTMATCLSTGVKQNIFTAQARRYPSALDAALAETHIPSEVFHQLIKTFQANLPTWHRYWRLLRKTHGYDQLHVYDIKAPLAKKQIVVPYEQSIEWIVEGLKPLGPEYSAIMRRGMTTDRWVDIYPNKGKRMGAFSTGTVGARPFILMNYNDDIFSMSTLAHELGHSMHSYLTWGSQPYIYANYGIFVAEVASNFNQALVRDHLLRTNPDRDFQISLIEEAMSNFHRYFFVMPTLARFELEIHQRAERGEGLTAQSMIQLMADLFREGYGDEVVIDADRIGSTWCQFSTHLYANFYVYQYATGISAAHTLARHVLDGEPGAVDRYLTFLRSGSSLYPIDVLKRAGVDMLSPEPVNDAFSVLSHYVDRLEQLLG; this is translated from the coding sequence ATGACAACGGCCGTTCGCCCGCGCGCCGAGATCCCGCTCGAATCCACCTGGGACACCGCCAGCGTCTTTCCATCCGATGCCGAGTGGGAGCGCGAGATAGCGCTTGTCGAGTCCCAGCTCCCCGCGCTGGCGGCCTTCCGCGGGCGGCTGCACGAAGGCCCCGCCACTATTGCCACCTGGTTCAGCGCGCTGGAGCAGACCATGGGCAGCGTGGAAAAGATCGTCCTCTACGCCACCATGTTCTACACCGTCGATGTCGGCAACCAAGATGCCCTGGCCCGCCAGGCGCGCGCGGTCGGTATCGTGGCCCGCGCCCAGGCCGCCGCCGCCTTCGCCGAGCCAGAGCTGCTGGCGATCAGCTCGCAGCAGCTGGCCGAGTGGACCGCGCATGACGAGCGCATGAAGCCACTGGCCCACTACTTCACGAGCCTGGCCAAGCGCAAAGAGCATATCGGATCTGCCGATGTCGAAGCCCTGCTCAGCGCAGTGAGCGAGCCGTTCGCCAACGCCGCATCCATCCACGCCATCCTGGCCGATGCCGACCTGCAGTTTGGCCACGCCACCGCCGCCGACGGCACCCAGATTCCCATCGCCCAGGGCAACATCAACGCCCTGCTGGCATCCCCCGACCGCGAGACCCGCCGCACCGCATGGCAGGGCTACGCCGACGCCCACCTGGCCGTCAAAAACACTATGGCCACCTGCCTCTCCACCGGGGTCAAGCAGAACATCTTCACCGCCCAGGCCCGCCGCTACCCCTCGGCGCTCGATGCGGCCCTGGCCGAGACCCACATCCCCAGCGAGGTCTTCCACCAGCTGATCAAAACCTTCCAGGCCAACCTGCCTACCTGGCATCGCTACTGGCGGCTGCTGCGCAAGACCCACGGCTACGATCAGCTGCACGTGTACGACATCAAAGCGCCGCTGGCCAAAAAGCAGATCGTGGTGCCCTACGAGCAGTCGATCGAGTGGATAGTTGAGGGGCTCAAGCCGCTGGGGCCGGAGTACAGCGCGATCATGCGGCGCGGGATGACCACCGACCGTTGGGTTGACATCTACCCCAACAAAGGCAAGCGCATGGGCGCATTTTCCACTGGCACGGTGGGTGCACGCCCATTCATCCTGATGAACTACAACGACGACATTTTTAGCATGAGCACGCTGGCCCACGAGCTGGGGCACTCGATGCACTCGTACCTCACCTGGGGCAGCCAGCCCTATATCTACGCCAACTACGGCATCTTTGTGGCCGAGGTCGCGTCCAACTTTAACCAGGCGCTGGTGCGCGACCACCTGCTGCGCACCAACCCCGACCGCGACTTCCAGATCAGCCTGATCGAAGAGGCGATGAGTAACTTCCACCGCTACTTCTTTGTCATGCCCACCCTGGCCCGCTTCGAGCTGGAGATCCACCAGCGAGCCGAGCGCGGCGAGGGCCTCACGGCGCAGAGCATGATCCAGCTGATGGCCGATCTGTTCCGCGAGGGCTACGGCGACGAGGTGGTGATCGACGCCGACCGGATCGGCAGCACCTGGTGCCAGTTCTCCACCCACCTCTATGCCAACTTCTATGTCTACCAGTACGCCACCGGTATCTCGGCGGCCCACACGCTGGCTCGCCACGTGCTGGATGGCGAGCCGGGCGCGGTGGATCGCTACCTCACCTTCCTGCGCTCGGGCAGCTCGCTTTACCCGATCGATGTGCTGAAGCGCGCCGGGGTGGACATGCTCTCGCCCGAGCCGGTCAACGATGCGTTCAGCGTCCTTTCGCATTATGTCGATCGTCTTGAGCAGCTGCTGGGGTAG
- a CDS encoding decaprenyl-phosphate phosphoribosyltransferase, translating to MAHSAELESNRAQGAAVAKELLLAMRPKDWIKNVFVFAAIAFSSGRLWMNPVAVAIVIAAFLLFCMVAGSIYLINDLVDIEKDRAHPKKRNRPLASGRLSPTVAKVAAVVFLCVAIPSAFALDAIWVSWQGDAQPWWHQIDFGVVLLSYMVIQGILYSYYLKNVVLLDVFTIAAGFVLRAIAGAMVLDIQITEWLLVCMGLLSLFLAFAKRRAELVLLEGGAGEHRKILQEYSLPMLDQMMSIVTAAIIVAYTFFTTSSPTLPKTHGGFSVMLFTVPLVVYAIFRYLYLIYKKGGGGNPADIVIGDRPFTISLVLWGVLSMALLVLAPLFSR from the coding sequence ATGGCACACTCAGCAGAGCTTGAATCGAACCGCGCGCAGGGCGCTGCGGTGGCGAAAGAGCTGCTTCTGGCGATGCGCCCGAAAGACTGGATCAAGAACGTCTTCGTTTTCGCGGCGATCGCTTTTTCCTCGGGCCGACTCTGGATGAACCCTGTTGCGGTGGCGATTGTTATCGCCGCATTCTTGCTGTTCTGTATGGTCGCAGGCTCGATCTACCTGATCAACGACCTGGTGGATATCGAGAAGGACCGCGCGCACCCCAAGAAGCGCAACCGCCCGCTGGCCTCGGGGCGGCTCAGCCCCACGGTGGCCAAGGTGGCGGCGGTGGTGTTTCTGTGCGTGGCCATCCCTTCGGCCTTCGCGCTGGATGCCATCTGGGTGAGCTGGCAGGGCGATGCCCAGCCGTGGTGGCACCAGATCGACTTTGGCGTGGTGCTGCTCAGCTACATGGTGATCCAGGGCATTCTCTACTCATACTATCTGAAAAATGTGGTGCTGCTGGATGTGTTTACGATCGCCGCTGGTTTTGTGCTGCGGGCGATCGCGGGCGCGATGGTGCTCGACATCCAGATCACCGAGTGGCTGCTGGTGTGCATGGGTCTGCTGTCGCTGTTCCTGGCCTTCGCCAAGCGCCGCGCCGAGCTGGTGCTGCTGGAGGGCGGCGCGGGCGAGCACCGCAAGATCCTGCAGGAGTACTCGCTGCCCATGCTCGACCAGATGATGTCGATCGTGACGGCGGCGATCATCGTGGCCTACACCTTCTTCACCACGTCCTCGCCCACACTGCCCAAAACCCACGGCGGCTTCTCGGTGATGCTGTTCACGGTGCCGCTGGTGGTCTACGCGATTTTCCGCTATCTCTACCTGATCTACAAGAAGGGCGGCGGCGGCAACCCGGCGGACATCGTGATCGGCGACCGCCCGTTCACCATCTCGCTGGTGCTGTGGGGCGTGCTGTCGATGGCGCTGCTGGTGCTCGCGCCGCTGTTTTCGCGCTAG
- a CDS encoding VWA domain-containing protein, whose amino-acid sequence MAARITLTALSDQSLVASEVSSQRIIEWVVEAAEQPKAAARAPLNIALVIDRSGSMHGEKLHYVQQAACHVLDLLGPGDRAAIIAYDDTITTIAPSTLVTPSAKQAMQRDILQLRPGGSTNLSGGWLEGCRLIAEQLQAENITRALLLTDGLANAGIVDVEELSVHARELRKRGVATSTFGVGLDFNEQLLELLAEQGGGHFYFIERPQQIPEVFRSELGELLTITAREATLSIGAPRGVAVEIMGGLPHERSAERLRVFLGDMCAGERRMIYTRVTTPTDTVGTSVVIGGELSYADLSGKHQHLATSVAFSYQADAIVQQVGVREDLLARAAEVELAAAAREALRLEREGQREQAQAVMQASLAAAPAMPAPAAAAYQDLASQLGQGMEESERKQAHFSAYKKRQSRS is encoded by the coding sequence ATGGCAGCACGGATCACTCTTACGGCCCTAAGCGATCAGAGCCTGGTCGCCAGCGAGGTCTCGTCGCAGCGTATCATCGAGTGGGTCGTCGAAGCCGCCGAGCAGCCCAAGGCCGCAGCGCGCGCCCCGCTCAACATCGCCCTGGTGATCGACCGCAGCGGCTCGATGCACGGCGAGAAGCTCCACTATGTCCAGCAGGCCGCCTGCCACGTGCTCGACCTGCTGGGGCCAGGCGACCGCGCCGCGATCATCGCCTACGACGACACCATCACCACTATCGCGCCCAGCACCCTGGTGACGCCCAGCGCCAAGCAGGCCATGCAGCGCGACATCCTGCAGCTGCGCCCCGGCGGCTCCACCAACCTCAGCGGGGGCTGGCTGGAGGGCTGCCGCCTGATCGCCGAGCAGCTGCAGGCCGAGAATATCACCCGCGCGCTGCTGCTGACGGATGGGCTGGCCAATGCCGGGATCGTGGATGTGGAGGAGCTGTCGGTGCACGCCCGCGAGCTGCGCAAGCGCGGGGTGGCCACCTCGACCTTTGGCGTGGGGCTGGACTTCAACGAGCAGCTGCTGGAGCTGCTGGCCGAGCAGGGCGGCGGGCACTTCTACTTCATCGAGCGCCCCCAGCAGATCCCCGAGGTCTTCCGCAGCGAGCTGGGCGAGCTGCTCACCATCACCGCGCGCGAGGCCACGCTCAGCATCGGCGCGCCGCGCGGGGTGGCGGTCGAGATCATGGGCGGGCTGCCCCACGAGCGCAGCGCCGAGCGCCTGCGGGTGTTCCTGGGCGACATGTGCGCGGGCGAGCGCCGCATGATCTACACGCGGGTCACGACGCCGACCGATACGGTGGGCACCAGCGTGGTGATCGGCGGCGAGCTAAGCTACGCGGATCTGAGCGGGAAGCACCAGCATCTGGCCACCTCGGTAGCCTTCAGCTACCAGGCCGACGCGATCGTGCAGCAGGTGGGGGTGCGCGAGGATCTGCTGGCGCGGGCCGCCGAGGTGGAGCTGGCCGCCGCCGCCCGCGAGGCGCTGCGGCTGGAGCGCGAGGGCCAGCGCGAGCAGGCCCAGGCCGTGATGCAGGCCAGCCTGGCTGCCGCACCAGCCATGCCCGCGCCCGCCGCCGCCGCCTACCAGGATCTAGCCTCGCAGCTTGGGCAGGGCATGGAGGAGAGCGAGCGCAAGCAGGCCCACTTCAGCGCCTACAAGAAGCGCCAGAGCCGCAGCTAG
- a CDS encoding GNAT family N-acetyltransferase → MTEPHAPLTFRPAQPEDIPALAGLLVQLYNAELPGALHGPPEGQRRLMRYTLEQGEGALFRRYVAVASDGQLVGTGSYRLARDKVFSPAPPGTVRRSVSELGLGNTAFLFMMLLRAGLVAESQLGNDGAYIHSLVVDERARGSGVGAWMLGQIERLAAADGASAAHLRVIVANARALPFYQRLGYRATARTSPLIGWATYPCDYMTKALSPAP, encoded by the coding sequence ATGACCGAGCCACACGCGCCGCTCACCTTCCGCCCCGCCCAGCCCGAGGACATCCCGGCCCTCGCAGGCCTGCTGGTGCAGCTCTACAACGCCGAGCTTCCCGGAGCGCTGCACGGCCCGCCCGAAGGGCAGCGCCGCCTGATGCGCTACACCCTGGAGCAGGGCGAGGGCGCGCTGTTCCGCCGCTACGTGGCCGTCGCGTCCGACGGCCAGCTGGTGGGCACCGGCAGCTACCGCCTGGCCCGTGACAAGGTGTTCTCGCCCGCACCCCCCGGCACGGTGCGCCGCAGCGTGAGCGAGCTGGGATTGGGCAACACCGCATTCCTGTTCATGATGCTGCTGCGGGCCGGGCTGGTGGCCGAGTCGCAGCTGGGCAACGATGGGGCCTACATCCATAGCCTGGTGGTGGATGAGCGCGCGCGCGGATCGGGCGTGGGCGCGTGGATGCTGGGCCAGATCGAGCGGCTGGCCGCCGCCGATGGCGCCAGCGCCGCGCACCTGCGGGTGATTGTGGCCAACGCCCGCGCGCTCCCGTTCTACCAGCGCCTGGGCTACCGCGCCACCGCCCGCACCTCGCCGCTGATCGGCTGGGCCACCTACCCCTGCGACTACATGACCAAGGCGCTTTCCCCGGCCCCGTGA
- a CDS encoding XTP/dITP diphosphatase gives MQTLLIATTNLHKLEEYSAIFAGLPVALRSLRDVGISDDVEETGTTFAANAQLKAEYYAQRSGLATLADDSGLEVAALGGDPGVRSARYAGPGATDADRINLLLKNLASVPFHERLARFVCAIAITRPGGPIELVEGTVSGVIENEPRGSFGFGYDPVFYVLDENKTMAELPPERKNQISHRAVASKGAREIIERWLAEGKLDA, from the coding sequence ATGCAGACGCTGCTTATCGCCACCACCAATCTCCACAAGCTCGAAGAGTACAGCGCGATCTTCGCGGGTCTGCCCGTCGCGCTGCGCTCGCTGCGCGATGTCGGCATCAGCGACGATGTGGAGGAAACCGGCACCACCTTCGCGGCCAACGCCCAGCTCAAGGCCGAATACTACGCCCAGCGCAGCGGCCTGGCCACCCTGGCCGACGACTCGGGGCTAGAGGTGGCGGCGCTGGGCGGCGACCCAGGCGTGCGCTCGGCCCGCTATGCTGGCCCCGGCGCGACCGACGCCGACCGCATCAACCTGCTGCTCAAGAACCTGGCCAGCGTGCCCTTCCACGAGCGGCTGGCCCGCTTCGTGTGCGCCATCGCCATCACCAGGCCGGGCGGCCCCATCGAGCTGGTGGAGGGCACGGTCTCGGGCGTGATCGAGAACGAGCCGCGCGGCAGCTTCGGCTTTGGCTACGACCCGGTGTTCTACGTGCTGGATGAGAACAAGACCATGGCCGAGCTGCCGCCCGAGCGCAAGAACCAGATCAGCCACCGCGCCGTCGCATCCAAGGGCGCGCGCGAGATCATCGAGCGCTGGCTGGCCGAGGGCAAGCTCGACGCCTGA
- the def gene encoding peptide deformylase: protein MAIRRILNIEDPDDKKILKAKARPVQLPNPKLKALIADMFETMHAANGVGLAAPQIGISQRLAVIYIPPEVEEREDGSQVEVAPAEEYALINPQIIKRSEQEETDHEGCLSMPGWYGEVPRPAWVTVEFSGLDGKRYRLRKADGLLGRALQHEIDHLDGVMFTERMRDLSTLKDYSKDKADAPSHRPQEAEPTEA from the coding sequence ATGGCGATCCGCCGCATTCTAAACATTGAAGATCCGGATGATAAGAAGATCCTAAAGGCCAAGGCTCGCCCGGTGCAGCTGCCCAACCCCAAGCTGAAGGCGCTGATCGCCGACATGTTCGAGACCATGCACGCCGCCAACGGCGTGGGCCTGGCCGCGCCCCAGATCGGCATCTCGCAGCGGCTGGCCGTGATCTACATCCCGCCCGAGGTCGAGGAGCGCGAGGACGGCAGCCAGGTCGAGGTGGCCCCCGCCGAGGAGTACGCGCTGATCAACCCCCAGATCATCAAGCGCAGCGAGCAGGAGGAGACCGACCACGAGGGCTGCCTGAGCATGCCCGGCTGGTACGGCGAGGTTCCCCGGCCCGCCTGGGTCACGGTCGAGTTCTCGGGGCTGGATGGCAAGCGCTACCGCCTGCGCAAGGCCGACGGCCTGCTGGGCCGCGCCCTGCAGCACGAGATCGACCACTTGGATGGCGTGATGTTCACCGAGCGCATGCGCGATCTCTCCACGCTGAAGGACTACAGCAAGGACAAGGCCGACGCGCCCTCGCACCGCCCGCAGGAGGCCGAGCCGACCGAGGCGTAG
- a CDS encoding Gfo/Idh/MocA family oxidoreductase, which produces MSTQKLRVGVIGAGIGALHLAAYNQIPDAEVVALAGLDDDRVRRVAAEHHVPQTYREYEQMLAAPNVDAVSVCLPNALHAPVALAALQAGKHVLVEKPLARNAQEARAILDAAQAQSKVLMVSFDKRHRADVQWIKRYIDSGALGQIYYAKAHWMRRAGIPRLGSWFVSKEQAGGGPLVDLGVHVLDIAMYLMGEPAPLAVSASAYAEFGPRGLKGWQGREQFSDERLPYEVEDLATAFVRLGGGATLLLEASWATHSSAGDDFGVTLYGTEGGVELMVRNYTTVDTVRVFTDIGGVATDMAPKIPKSDGHLEVISRFVSAVVHGTPAIPSADDGLRRNLVLDAAYQSAAEGREITIS; this is translated from the coding sequence ATGAGCACCCAGAAGCTGCGGGTTGGTGTGATCGGCGCGGGAATCGGCGCGCTGCACCTGGCCGCCTACAACCAGATCCCCGATGCCGAGGTGGTGGCGCTGGCCGGACTCGACGACGACCGCGTGCGCCGCGTGGCCGCCGAGCACCACGTGCCCCAGACCTACCGCGAGTACGAGCAGATGCTGGCCGCACCCAACGTGGATGCGGTGAGCGTCTGCCTTCCTAATGCCCTGCACGCCCCCGTGGCCCTGGCCGCGCTGCAGGCTGGCAAGCATGTGCTGGTCGAGAAGCCGCTGGCCCGCAACGCCCAGGAGGCCCGCGCCATCCTGGATGCGGCCCAGGCCCAGAGCAAGGTGCTGATGGTCAGCTTCGACAAGCGCCACCGCGCCGATGTGCAGTGGATCAAGCGCTACATCGACTCGGGCGCGCTTGGCCAGATCTACTACGCCAAGGCCCACTGGATGCGCCGCGCGGGCATCCCGCGCCTGGGCAGCTGGTTCGTGAGCAAGGAGCAGGCGGGCGGCGGCCCGCTGGTGGACCTGGGCGTGCACGTGCTGGATATCGCCATGTACCTGATGGGCGAGCCTGCGCCGCTGGCGGTGAGCGCCAGCGCCTACGCCGAGTTCGGGCCGCGCGGCCTGAAGGGCTGGCAGGGCCGCGAGCAGTTCAGCGACGAGCGCCTGCCCTACGAGGTGGAGGATCTGGCCACGGCCTTCGTGCGCCTGGGCGGCGGCGCGACCCTGCTGCTGGAGGCCAGCTGGGCCACCCACAGCTCGGCGGGCGACGACTTCGGTGTGACGCTCTACGGCACCGAGGGCGGCGTGGAGCTGATGGTGCGTAACTACACCACGGTGGACACGGTGCGCGTGTTCACCGATATCGGCGGGGTGGCCACCGACATGGCCCCCAAGATCCCCAAGAGCGACGGTCACCTGGAGGTGATCAGCCGCTTTGTTTCGGCGGTGGTGCATGGCACCCCGGCCATCCCCAGCGCCGACGACGGCCTGCGCCGCAACCTGGTGCTCGACGCCGCCTACCAGTCCGCCGCCGAGGGCCGCGAGATCACTATCTCGTAG
- a CDS encoding MerR family transcriptional regulator, with protein MSDTDTTTDMLTIGELASQADVTPRTIRYYTSEGLLPPPHVQGKYTRYTADYVQRLRLIARLKAAYLPLNEIRDRIAALDTEGVEAMLRELGEMQPAAAPAPESASDYITGILEQQKRSSQLPRPAPPAPMAPPPAPAGAPAPSAPPPAAPKQAEGFLRRLIAPKPSVEEAAHEHWQRIPLAPGVELHIRSDIQEQAQKQIQKLIEHARSIFRS; from the coding sequence ATGAGCGATACCGACACCACAACCGACATGCTCACCATCGGCGAGCTAGCCAGCCAGGCGGATGTGACCCCGCGCACCATCCGCTACTACACCAGCGAGGGGCTGCTACCGCCGCCGCATGTGCAGGGCAAGTACACGCGCTACACCGCCGACTATGTGCAGCGGCTGCGCCTGATCGCGCGGCTCAAGGCCGCCTACCTGCCGCTGAACGAGATCCGCGACCGCATCGCCGCACTCGATACCGAAGGGGTCGAGGCCATGCTGCGCGAGCTCGGCGAAATGCAGCCAGCCGCCGCGCCCGCGCCCGAGAGCGCCAGCGACTATATCACCGGCATCCTTGAGCAGCAGAAGCGCAGCAGCCAGCTGCCGCGCCCAGCGCCGCCAGCGCCAATGGCACCGCCACCGGCGCCCGCTGGGGCACCAGCGCCCAGTGCGCCGCCCCCAGCCGCGCCCAAGCAGGCCGAGGGCTTCCTACGGCGGCTGATCGCCCCCAAGCCCAGCGTCGAAGAGGCGGCGCACGAGCACTGGCAGCGCATCCCGCTGGCCCCTGGCGTCGAACTGCACATCCGCAGCGACATCCAGGAGCAGGCGCAGAAACAGATCCAAAAGCTGATCGAGCACGCGCGCTCGATCTTCCGTAGCTAG
- a CDS encoding nuclear transport factor 2 family protein, with the protein MHHIAYTVIGSIALAGALVGCQQSSAMAPRPSATLAPPTAAAMATQPSATLAPAATQAQPTAAAASSAQQAAEIIARYYQAIGQRQYAQAYPLWAEGGAASGQSAEQFAQGFAQTAGVQLALGEASAQGQEASVPVTITSVENLSGGAQEVRQYSGAYTLRQDAGGWKITSASIQQSATNPQPPAERGDPQALIQAYYSAINAQQYGRAYTYWSGSGAASGQGFAAFAQGFATTAQVNLAFGQAQQDVAAGSAYASLPVGIVAHQRDGSTTAFCGSYQLRRVNVEPFQLLGWSIDKAQIGPAALAASASQVLANGCGS; encoded by the coding sequence ATGCATCACATCGCATATACGGTGATCGGGAGCATAGCGCTGGCGGGGGCGCTCGTCGGCTGCCAGCAGAGCTCGGCCATGGCCCCCAGGCCCAGCGCCACGCTGGCCCCGCCCACCGCAGCCGCCATGGCTACCCAGCCCAGCGCCACGCTGGCCCCCGCAGCCACCCAGGCCCAGCCCACCGCAGCCGCAGCCAGCAGCGCCCAGCAGGCCGCCGAGATCATCGCCCGCTACTACCAGGCCATCGGCCAGCGGCAGTACGCCCAGGCCTACCCGCTGTGGGCCGAGGGCGGCGCGGCCAGCGGCCAGAGCGCCGAGCAGTTCGCCCAGGGCTTCGCGCAGACCGCAGGGGTGCAGCTCGCGCTCGGCGAGGCCAGCGCGCAGGGGCAGGAGGCCAGCGTGCCCGTCACCATCACCTCGGTGGAAAATCTGAGCGGCGGCGCGCAGGAGGTGCGACAGTACAGCGGGGCCTACACGCTGCGGCAGGATGCGGGCGGCTGGAAGATCACCTCGGCCAGCATCCAGCAGAGCGCCACCAACCCCCAGCCGCCCGCCGAGCGCGGCGACCCGCAGGCGCTCATCCAGGCCTACTACAGCGCGATCAACGCCCAGCAGTATGGCCGGGCCTACACCTACTGGTCGGGCAGCGGCGCGGCCAGCGGCCAGGGCTTCGCCGCCTTCGCCCAGGGCTTTGCCACCACCGCCCAGGTCAATCTGGCCTTCGGCCAAGCCCAGCAGGATGTGGCGGCGGGATCGGCCTACGCCAGCCTGCCTGTGGGGATCGTGGCGCACCAGCGGGATGGCAGCACCACCGCGTTCTGCGGCAGCTACCAGCTGCGCCGGGTGAACGTCGAGCCGTTCCAGCTGCTGGGCTGGAGCATCGACAAGGCCCAGATCGGCCCCGCGGCCCTGGCGGCCAGCGCCAGCCAGGTGCTGGCCAATGGGTGCGGCAGCTAG
- a CDS encoding VTT domain-containing protein has translation MPRQQLTAPAKTATLPGVIFTTARTPVEDTTPIPLAADAEPIKTAPKAAFPWRSVLLVAGTIALTVALAFIPKGFLESLGNYGYIGLFVFTLLSSATLVLPSPAIGLSFVAGSTLNPWLVGIISGVAAALGEITGYMAGIGGNAFAQRTTFYTTIERFVRRWGMLTIFVLAIIPSPLFDFAGIAAGTMRMPFWRYLAACLAGKTLRFIGIAWLGRLAPDLIHMFVQ, from the coding sequence ATACCGCGTCAACAGTTGACAGCGCCCGCAAAAACCGCTACTCTGCCGGGCGTCATATTCACAACCGCGAGGACACCTGTGGAAGACACGACTCCCATCCCGCTCGCCGCCGACGCCGAGCCGATCAAGACAGCGCCCAAAGCGGCGTTTCCGTGGCGCTCGGTGCTGCTGGTGGCAGGCACCATCGCGCTTACTGTTGCCCTGGCCTTTATCCCCAAAGGGTTTCTTGAAAGCCTGGGCAACTATGGCTATATCGGCCTGTTTGTCTTCACGCTGCTCTCTAGCGCCACGCTAGTGCTGCCATCGCCTGCCATTGGGCTCAGCTTCGTGGCGGGCAGCACGCTGAACCCATGGCTGGTGGGCATTATCAGCGGCGTGGCGGCTGCGCTGGGCGAGATCACCGGCTATATGGCGGGTATAGGCGGGAATGCATTCGCCCAACGAACCACGTTCTACACCACGATCGAGCGCTTTGTCCGCCGCTGGGGCATGCTCACGATCTTTGTGCTGGCGATCATCCCCAGCCCGCTCTTCGACTTCGCGGGCATCGCCGCAGGCACCATGCGCATGCCATTCTGGCGCTATCTGGCCGCGTGTCTGGCCGGCAAGACGCTGCGCTTCATCGGCATCGCCTGGCTGGGCAGGCTGGCCCCCGATCTGATCCATATGTTCGTTCAATAA